From Anopheles darlingi chromosome 2, idAnoDarlMG_H_01, whole genome shotgun sequence, the proteins below share one genomic window:
- the LOC125948431 gene encoding uncharacterized protein LOC125948431 has product MAHRMVVCVLLVLLSLTQGTLGAPTVHLGPPLTESQGAQTSPDRPNSVADRPYIVEPTWFTVTMSPIDVSGGQLAGGPVMPVLPAQPATMRPYVAYIPIAPAYQRHHLPPGWPAYLPGAPLPPYPLPMPSHNQLCNQPNPNGYQLM; this is encoded by the exons ATGGCCCACAGAATGGTTGTCTGcgtactgctggtgctcctgTCACTGACGCAAGGCACGCTCGGTGCACCGACCGTG CATTTAGGGCCACCTCTTACGGAGTCACAAGGCGCACAGACCtcaccggaccgaccgaatAGTGTCGCCGATCGACCATACATCGTCGAACCAACGTGGTTCACGGTCACGATGAGCCCGATCGATGTAAGTGGTGGCCAACTGGCCGGAGGTCCGGTGATGCCCGTACTGCCAGCGCAACCGGCCACCATGCGCCCGTACGTCGCTTACATTCCCATCGCTCCGGCGTATCAGCGCCATCATCTACCGCCCGGTTGGCCGGCCTACCTTCCCGGAGCGCCCCTTCCACCGTACCCCTTGCCGATGCCATCCCACAACCAGCTCTGTAATCAACCAAATCCGAATGGCTACCAACTCATGTAA